In Citrus sinensis cultivar Valencia sweet orange chromosome 4, DVS_A1.0, whole genome shotgun sequence, one DNA window encodes the following:
- the LOC102624632 gene encoding ubiquitin-like protein 5 has product MIEVVLNDRLGKKVRVKCNEDDTIGDLKKLVAAQTGTRADKIRIQKWYNIYKDHITLKDYEIHDGMGLELYYS; this is encoded by the coding sequence ATGATTGAGGTGGTGCTGAACGACAGGCTCGGGAAGAAGGTGCGCGTGAAGTGCAACGAAGACGACACCATAGGCGACTTGAAGAAGCTGGTGGCGGCTCAGACCGGGACTCGAGCCGACAAGATTCGGATTCAGAAGTGGTACAACATCTACAAGGACCACATCACTCTCAAGGACTACGAGATTCACGACGGCATGGGCCTCGAACTCTATTACAGCTAA
- the LOC102624910 gene encoding auxin response factor 16 has translation MITVMDSAKDAMKKNPTGESCLDSQLWHACAGGMVQMPQINSKVFYFPQGHLEHAKGNVELPNFNIPSMIPCRVTAIKFMADAETDEVYARIRLIALKSNGFDDFEDVGFDGNGGIGNESSEKPASFAKTLTQSDANNGGGFSVPRYCAETIFPRLDYSAEPPVQTILAKDVHGEVWKFRHIYRGTPRRHLLTTGWSNFVNQKKLVAGDSIVFLRAENGDLCVGIRRAKKGGIGGGSDYSVGWNSGGGNCGFPFGGYSGYMREDENKSSRRNSSSDLRGRVRAESVTEAAALAANGQPFEVVYYPRASTPEFVVKASAVRAAMQIQWCSGMRFKMAFETEDSSRISWFMGTISSVQVADPIRWPNSPWRLLQVAWDEPDLLQNVKRVSPWLVELVSNIPAIHLSPFSPARKKLRLPEHSDFSLINQLPTPSFTRNPLVTSSPFCCISDNIPAGIQGARHAQYGLSSSDLHFNKLQSSLFPLGFQQLEHTTRPARVSSANFMSETGNSKNISCLLTMGNPTQSFKDNIEVKTPHIILFGQLILPQQNSSQSCSGDTIVNSLSDGNPEKTAISSDGSGSAVHQNGPLENSSDEGSPWCKDHKKSDLGLEMGHCKVFMESEDVGRTLDLSVLGSYEELYGKLANMFGIESAEMFSNVLYRDAAGSVKHTGDEPFSEFLKTARRLTILTDSGSDSVGR, from the exons ATGATTACGGTTATGGATTCAGCAAAAGACGCAATGAAGAAGAATCCAACTGGAGAAAGCTGCTTGGATTCACAACTCTGGCATGCCTGTGCTGGTGGTATGGTTCAAATGCCACAAATTAACTCTAaagtcttttattttcctcAGGGACACTTGGAACATGCCAAGGGGAATGTTGAATTGCCAAATTTTAACATTCCTTCGATGATCCCTTGTCGAGTAACTGCCATAAAGTTTATGGCAGATGCTGAGACTGATGAGGTTTATGCTAGAATTAGGCTTATTGCGTTGAAGAGCAATGgctttgatgattttgaggaTGTGGGGTTTGATGGGAATGGAGGAATTGGCAATGAGAGCAGTGAAAAGCCGGCTTCTTTTGCTAAGACTTTGACACAATCTGATGCAAATAATGGCGGGGGTTTCTCTGTTCCACGCTATTGCGCAGAGACTATATTTCCGAGATTGGATTATAGTGCAGAACCTCCTGTTCAAACCATTCTTGCAAAGGATGTGCATGGTGAAGTGTGGAAGTTTAGGCATATTTATAGGGGGACTCCTCGTCGTCATCTTTTGACGACTGGGTGGAGTAATTTTGTGAACCAGAAGAAGCTTGTTGCTGGGGATTCGATAGTTTTTCTGAGAGCAGAAAATGGGGATCTCTGTGTGGGAATTCGAAGGGCTAAGAAAGGAGGGATTGGTGGTGGATCTGATTATTCTGTTGGGTGGAATTCAGGTGGTGGAAACTGTGGGTTCCCATTTGGGGGGTATTCGGGCTATATGAGGGAGGATGAGAATAAGTCATCTAGGAGAAATTCAAGTAGTGACTTGAGGGGGAGAGTGAGGGCTGAGTCCGTTACTGAAGCAGCAGCTCTTGCCGCCAATGGCCAACCATTTGAGGTTGTTTACTACCCACGTGCGAGCACTCCAGAGTTTGTTGTGAAGGCCTCAGCTGTCAGAGCCGCTATGCAAATCCAGTGGTGTTCTGGGATGAGATTCAAAATGGCTTTTGAAACTGAGGATTCATCTCGGATCAGTTGGTTTATGGGAACCATTTCTTCTGTTCAGGTTGCTGATCCCATTCGTTGGCCTAATTCTCCATGGCGACTTCTTCAG GTAGCATGGGATGAGCCCGATCTACTTCAGAATGTGAAGCGTGTTAGCCCATGGTTGGTTGAATTGGTATCAAACATACCGGCCATTCATCTCTCTCCCTTCTCTCCTGCAAGGAAAAAGTTGCGGCTTCCTGAACATTCCGATTTCTCCTTAATTAACCAACTTCCAACACCATCATTTACCAGGAACCCCCTCGTGACTAGCAGCCCCTTTTGTTGTATTTCAGACAATATTCCTGCAGGCATACAGGGAGCCAGGCATGCCCAATATGGACTATCTTCATCAGATCTCCACTTCAACAAACTGCAGTCGAGTCTGTTTCCACTGGGCTTTCAGCAGCTTGAACATACTACAAGACCTGCTAGAGTTTCAAGTGCCAATTTTATGAGTGAAACcggaaatagtaaaaatatttcttgtCTGCTGACTATGGGAAATCCCACTCAGAGTTTTAAGGATAACATTGAAGTAAAGACACCCCACATCATATTGTTCGGTCAACTCATTCTTCCCCAGCAAAATAGCTCTCAAAGCTGTTCTGGTGATACGATTGTAAACAGTTTATCAGATGGGAACCCAGAGAAGACAGCAATTTCTTCTGATGGTTCTGGTTCTGCGGTGCATCAGAACGGTCCGTTGGAAAACTCTTCCGATGAAGGGTCTCCTTGGTGCAAAGATCACAAAAAATCAGACCTAGGTTTGGAGATGGGTCACTGCAAGGTGTTCATGGAATCGGAGGATGTAGGTCGAACCCTTGATCTGTCTGTCCTAGGATCGTACGAGGAGCTATATGGAAAGCTAGCCAACATGTTTGGCATAGAAAGTGCAGAGATGTTTAGCAATGTGCTGTACCGGGATGCAGCCGGTTCTGTTAAACACACTGGAGATGAGCCCTTCAG TGAGTTTCTGAAGACAGCAAGAAGGCTAACTATTCTCACAGATTCAGGCAGTGACAGTGTAGGAAGATAG